GGCCGCCGTGGCGTTCAAGGCGGAGGGCCAGCGCTGTTACCGCGAGAAGAAGTTCCGGGAAGCCATCGGCAAGTACCACCGGGCGCTGCTGCAGCTGAAGGCGGCGCAGGGGGCCCGTCCCGGCGGGCTGCCGGCCCCCGCCCCCGGGCCCGCCACCAGCCCGGGCCCGGCCCGCCTCAGCGAGGAGCAGCGGCGCCTGGTGGAGAGCACGGAGGTGGAGTGTTATGACTCTCTCACGGGTACGGGGTCGTcggggggcgcgggggggggggcagggaccaGGACTGGACCAGGGCGGGAGCTCGGGAGGCAGGGGCTGCGGGagcctcctgagggagggggctgggggcagcAGATGAGCTTGGGTCTGGGTCTGCAGGGCCCTCGTCCTCTGAGGTGAGAAAAAAGCCCACCTGCATGGCCATTCGGGGGCCCGCCCTCCCCGGCTCTGCACCCCGCGGTCGCCGAACCCGCCCGGCGCGCTCCGGGCCGTCTCTCTGGCGCCCTTTGGCGGCGGCGCAGATGCATCGATTCGACTCGGATTAGGCTGCAGATTGGCGCCCGTGCTGGCCTGAGCAATCCCTTGGGCAGTTCTGGCTGACGGTGGGGGGCCCGTGCAAGCTAGGAGCCAGGCTCCCTGAGGGCAGGCCGAGTCTGGGGATGCCAATTGCCTCTGAATGTCCCACCCTGTGTCCCCGCAGCCTGCCTGCTGCAGTCGGAACTGGTGAACTATGAGCGCGTGCGCGAATACTGCCTCAAGGTGCTGGAGAAGCAGCAGGGCAACTTCAAGGCCACCTACCGCGCTGGCATCGCCTTCTACCACCTGGGGGATTACCCCCGCGCGCTGCGCTACCTGCAGGAGGCCCGCAGCCGGGAGCCCACAGgtgagggctgggggagagggCAGGGATGGTGGCTGGAAGAGAGCCCAAGCAGAGGATGCTCCCCCACCACGGGTAATGACAGGACCTTAGTGCACAGGTGAGGGCTGAAAGAATAATCTTAATAGCAGGTGCCTGATAGCAGGTACTTAAGAATTAAGGGCTTACTGAGGGGCCAGGGCAGGGTACAAAGGCCTCCCATACAAAACTGCTTCCAGGAAGTACCCTGCCAACCACCAGCTTCCCCCCTGCACCCTACACTCCTCTCTCCTGCTCACACCACTCACCCACCCTTGCCTCCCCAGCAAGCTCCTGTCCTGACCCAGCCAAGACTCCCAGCCCTCACCTACCTGCCCACCAGTCGTCACCCGACATGCTCCCTCGCTGTACACATGCCAGCTCACTCGCTCCCTCTGGTGGGTGGCAgtcctccaggaggcaaaggcagGTGTGTGGGAGTAGGTGGCAGCAGCCCTGGACCGCCCTCTGGGAGCCCTTGGGCCGTGCGTGCGAGCATGCGCACGCgcgtaggcagctggacattacTCAAGTCTGTAGGCGCAAAAAGTCAGAGGTGGGTTTCCAGCTCAGAGGGCGAGCGTGATCCACTCTAACAGGGATGGCTGGGACTGCATGGCACAGTGACAGGGGCTAGAGGTGGTCTCCCTAGGGAGGGCAGAGCAAGGGCAAAGGTATGGAGGGGCAGGCCATCTGGCTGTACCCACCGAGCCTGGGGCATGGGGGCAAGGGTTCCAGCCACCCCGGCAGGGACAGGCTAGgtgtgaggtgccaaagggaaaaGGGCAGGGGCCAAGGTTGGGGGTAAGCCCCTAGGAAGCCACTGAAGTCTGGGACAACGGGATGGGAGCAGAGGTGGGGCAGACGCTGCCTCCCCGCGGCCCAGCTCACCAGATTCCTCCACGCCCTCCCTGCAGACACCAACGTTCTCCACTACATCCAGCTGACACAGCTCAAGATGAACCGGTGCGGCCTCCAGCGGGAGGACAGTGGGGCCCGGGCTCGGGTGTGATTGGCTAAGGCCACCCCAGGggagcagcccctctccccaccctgtcATTATGTAACTGCACCCCCCAAATGCTCCTTGGTAAAGCACTTGTCACTGGTGACCATAACCTTGCCATGTGTTCTTGGAGGGAagggtcactggaaggggctt
The sequence above is drawn from the Tenrec ecaudatus isolate mTenEca1 chromosome 18, mTenEca1.hap1, whole genome shotgun sequence genome and encodes:
- the TTC9B gene encoding tetratricopeptide repeat protein 9B — translated: MQRGALSPVLMLSAAPEPPPRPPPALSPPGPGPRHGPARLGAAPEPSGGLGAALDSSLRAAVAFKAEGQRCYREKKFREAIGKYHRALLQLKAAQGARPGGLPAPAPGPATSPGPARLSEEQRRLVESTEVECYDSLTACLLQSELVNYERVREYCLKVLEKQQGNFKATYRAGIAFYHLGDYPRALRYLQEARSREPTDTNVLHYIQLTQLKMNRCGLQREDSGARARV